A genomic segment from Acidobacteriota bacterium encodes:
- a CDS encoding type II/IV secretion system protein yields MSDTPKIDPAVQAQGEALGDTLNEELEARLRAERLGLEYVNLAEYEIDHELFGSVPVELMFRYNFIPYREEGETLVVVVADPTDVLMIDELELLLGRPIDVAVGTRSAIQEILKRSESSQRVLEEATEELRIQVVREAEDGEEVLSIDRITSDQSPIVKLVDSTIFNALQRRASDIHIETREREVIVKYRIDGVLYQAMEPIDKRFHQSIISRIKVMSELDISERRTPQDGRFKLRIKDRTVDFRVSIMPAVHGEDCVIRILDKESASEKFAKLTLDVCGFEEEILKKIRKFVREPYGMFLVTGPTGSGKTTTLYAALSEIINSEDKIITIEDPVEYQLPGVTQIPVNEKKGLTFARGLRSILRHDPDKIMVGEIRDEETANIAIQSALTGHLVFTTVHANNVVDVLGRFLNMKVEPYNFVSALNCVLAQRLVRLICNNCKTRVQLPDEVFIDSGLDPEEWRDKPLYEGKGCIECHGTGYRGREAISELLDLSDEIREMILARRPAADIKRQAVKEGMVPLRQSGLRKVLAGKTTLREVNKVTFVD; encoded by the coding sequence CTCCGCGCGGAGAGACTCGGTCTCGAGTACGTGAACCTCGCCGAGTACGAGATCGACCACGAGCTCTTCGGCTCCGTGCCGGTGGAGCTCATGTTCCGCTACAACTTCATCCCCTACCGAGAGGAAGGCGAGACGCTGGTCGTGGTGGTCGCCGACCCGACCGACGTGCTGATGATCGACGAGCTCGAGCTGCTCCTCGGCCGTCCGATTGACGTCGCGGTCGGGACGCGCAGCGCCATCCAGGAGATCCTGAAGCGGTCGGAGTCGTCCCAGCGCGTCCTGGAGGAGGCGACCGAGGAGCTGCGGATCCAGGTGGTCAGGGAGGCCGAGGACGGCGAGGAGGTCCTCTCGATCGACCGGATCACCTCCGACCAGAGCCCCATCGTCAAGCTCGTCGATTCCACCATCTTCAACGCCCTCCAGCGCCGCGCGTCGGACATCCACATCGAGACGCGCGAGCGGGAGGTGATCGTGAAGTACCGCATCGACGGCGTCCTCTACCAGGCGATGGAGCCGATCGACAAGAGGTTCCACCAGTCGATCATCTCGCGGATCAAGGTGATGTCCGAGCTGGACATCTCCGAGCGGCGCACGCCGCAGGACGGCCGGTTCAAGCTGCGGATCAAGGACCGCACGGTGGACTTCCGCGTCAGCATCATGCCGGCGGTGCACGGCGAGGATTGCGTCATCCGGATCCTGGACAAAGAGTCGGCGAGCGAGAAGTTCGCCAAGCTCACCCTGGATGTCTGCGGGTTCGAGGAGGAGATCCTCAAGAAGATCCGGAAGTTCGTCCGCGAGCCGTACGGGATGTTCCTGGTCACCGGGCCCACCGGATCGGGCAAGACGACCACGCTGTACGCGGCTCTCTCCGAGATCATCAACTCCGAGGACAAGATCATCACCATCGAGGACCCCGTGGAGTACCAGCTCCCGGGGGTGACGCAGATTCCCGTCAACGAGAAGAAAGGACTGACCTTCGCCCGCGGGCTGAGGTCGATCCTCCGGCACGACCCTGACAAGATCATGGTCGGGGAGATCCGGGACGAAGAGACGGCCAACATCGCCATCCAGTCGGCGCTGACCGGGCACCTCGTGTTCACCACCGTCCACGCGAACAACGTGGTCGACGTGCTGGGCCGGTTCCTGAACATGAAGGTGGAGCCGTACAACTTCGTCTCCGCCCTCAACTGCGTCCTCGCGCAGCGGTTGGTCCGGCTGATCTGCAACAACTGCAAGACGCGGGTCCAGCTCCCCGACGAGGTCTTCATCGACTCCGGTCTCGATCCGGAGGAGTGGCGGGACAAGCCCCTGTACGAGGGGAAGGGCTGCATCGAGTGTCACGGGACCGGGTATCGGGGCCGGGAGGCGATTTCGGAGCTTCTCGACCTGTCCGACGAGATCCGGGAGATGATCCTCGCCCGGCGCCCGGCGGCCGACATCAAGCGGCAGGCCGTCAAGGAGGGTATGGTGCCGCTGCGGCAGTCGGGACTGCGGAAGGTGCTGGCCGGGAAGACCACGCTGCGCGAGGTGAACAAGGTCACCTTCGTCGATTGA